The genomic region TAGAGGCTGCAGCGCGCTCTTTGGATGAATTTACCGTAGAGGCTATCACAAGCTTGGTAGAGCGCCTAGTCTCAGAAAAAGCAGAAGATGGACAGTTTAATGATTGCCAATTGACATTTGAGGAGCTAAAAATAGTTAAGCAAACAATCATTCAAACACTTGTTGCTTCGGCGCATGCCCGCATCAAATACCCAAGAAAAAGAGTACTTGGTGTTTAGTTTAGCCTGTGTCACAGGGGCAAGTTCTGGTATTGGAAAAGAATTGTGCAAATTGCTTGCAAAAAGGCATATTCCCCTTTTAATTACAGGTAGAGATGAAAGAGCGTTGCATGCTCTTGCAGAGGAACTTACAATCTATGTTGCTGTTCATATTGTTGTATGTGATTTGTCAAAAAAGGAAGATCGTACACATCTTATTCAGGAGATGCGTTTATTAAAACCAGATCTTGTAGTTAATAATGCAGGTTTTGGTCTATATGGAGAGGCGATTTCGTATGCTGTAGAAGATACGCTTTCTATGATAGAAGTCAATATTGCAGCAGTCGCTGAAATTACTCTGGAGGCAATTATTCTCCTAAAAAAAGATAGAAGAACAGGAACTATTTTGAATGTATCTTCTGTTGCAGCCTATTTTCGGCCCTTTCCCTCCTTTGTGACATATGCTGCAAGTAAAGATTTTGTTTTATCTTTTTCTAGGGGCGTGGATAACGAGTCTAGTGCTTATGGCATTCGTGTGCTGACAGCTGTTCCTGGTCAAGTAAAAACGGGCTTTCGCTTTCGTGCAGCAAAAGGTGTAGAGCAAAAGGACTCTTCTCTTGCTATGAGTGCATCTTTTGCTGCAAAGCAAATATGGAAGCAAATCCAAACGCAAAAGAGAGTGTCACTATTTGATTGGCGCTACAAAATGGCTATACTTCTTTCGCATTTTATACCAAAGCCACTTATTGCAATGCTTCTTAAGCATTCTATCAAAAGACTTCTTGCATAATTAGCTTTGCTTAGAAAAATTTCAATTTTAACAAGCAAATGTAATTACGCAAGAAGTCTAAAGATAGAAGTTACTGAAGATCCTTTTTAAGGGATTCTAGAAGTGTTGTAACTTTTGCATCACACGCTTTTACACCCTCTTCAACAGAAGAGAAGGTTTTAGAAGAGACTTCACCATACAATTTAATTTTTGGCTCCGTTCCAGATGGGCGTATGACGAGTCTACTTTTATCTTGCAGCCAAAACACTAATACGTCTGAGGTTGGTAGAGTAAGCTTTTCTTGTTTACCTGTTAACAGATGGTTTTTTTCCGATGTTTTGTAGTCATCAATTGTTTCTATAGGGATATTATTAAAAGTCTTTGGTGGCGTTTTACGTAAGTTTTCCATCAGAGCTTTCATGGTAGCAATGCCCTCTTTCCCAGGAAAGGTGAGTGATATGAGCTTTTCACGAAATACACCCTGTTTTTTGTAGATATTATGTAATAGGTCAAGAAGGGTCAGATTTTGTAGTTTTGCATTGAGTGCCACTTCTGCAATTAGAGCTGTTGCAATTACAGCATCTTTATCGCGGCTATTGGTTCCAAGAAGAGTTCCATAAGACTCCTCTCCTCCATAAATATATTGATAGCCATTAGGATCACTTTCCCATTTTTTTATTAGCTCTCCAATATATTTAAAGCCTGTAAGTACATTAAAACAAGGTTTTTTGTAGCTATCAGCAATGGATTGAAAGAGTTCGGATGTAACGATTGTCTTGATGAAGGCTGCATTTATAGGTAAACGATTTTGTTTGGTAAGAGCTTCAAGAATATGTTCTAGGCAAATACAAGCTATTTCGTTGCCATTGAAGATGATGGGTTCTCCCTTATGCATTGCAACAACACCCATGCGATCAGAGTCAGGATCTGTTGCTACAAGGATATCGGAAGAAGTCTCTTGTAATTTTTTGATCCCAAGAAGAAGAGCAGATTTTTCTTCAGGGTTTGGACTTGGCGTTGTTGGAAAGTCGCCGTTGGGAACAATTTGTTCATCTACAAATTTGAGATTTGAAAATCCCCA from Chlamydiales bacterium harbors:
- a CDS encoding SDR family NAD(P)-dependent oxidoreductase; its protein translation is MFSLACVTGASSGIGKELCKLLAKRHIPLLITGRDERALHALAEELTIYVAVHIVVCDLSKKEDRTHLIQEMRLLKPDLVVNNAGFGLYGEAISYAVEDTLSMIEVNIAAVAEITLEAIILLKKDRRTGTILNVSSVAAYFRPFPSFVTYAASKDFVLSFSRGVDNESSAYGIRVLTAVPGQVKTGFRFRAAKGVEQKDSSLAMSASFAAKQIWKQIQTQKRVSLFDWRYKMAILLSHFIPKPLIAMLLKHSIKRLLA
- a CDS encoding phospho-sugar mutase, translating into MDNSLSSFDAATQKHINDWLEGPYDDATKAEIQRLLKESPKDLIEAFYTTLSFGTGGLRGVMGIGSNRMNIYTVTAATQGLANYINKQPKTQKEHSVLIGYDCRNNSKLFAEESAKVLAANGIKVYIYSALRPVPLVSFGCRLKKCLSAIMVTASHNPPEYNGYKVYWDDGAQVLPPHDIGIIEEVQKVTDPTQVKFTQLPNDLVEIVHEEIDDAYIKAIKPLQCYPDQNKKQGPKLNIVYTSLYGAGITVVPKVLSDWGFSNLKFVDEQIVPNGDFPTTPSPNPEEKSALLLGIKKLQETSSDILVATDPDSDRMGVVAMHKGEPIIFNGNEIACICLEHILEALTKQNRLPINAAFIKTIVTSELFQSIADSYKKPCFNVLTGFKYIGELIKKWESDPNGYQYIYGGEESYGTLLGTNSRDKDAVIATALIAEVALNAKLQNLTLLDLLHNIYKKQGVFREKLISLTFPGKEGIATMKALMENLRKTPPKTFNNIPIETIDDYKTSEKNHLLTGKQEKLTLPTSDVLVFWLQDKSRLVIRPSGTEPKIKLYGEVSSKTFSSVEEGVKACDAKVTTLLESLKKDLQ